TGTTTCAACTACTGAGACTGAGACTAGAGATTAGCGATTCGATCTCCAATCTCCAATCTCCAATCTCCAATCTCCAATCTCTTTCTCCTAACCTTGCGAGGCTAAATCATGAAATGTCTGCTTTACCCTGCTTGGGATACGCTAGAAATCGCCGAGCAACCGAGGCCGGTTCTGGCCGAGGGCGAGGTGCTGGTCAAAGTTGCCGCGGTTGGCGTGTGCGGCAGCGAGCTGGAGGCCTTTCGCCATCGCAACCCGCGCCGCACGCCGCCGCTCATCATGGGACACGAGTTCTGCGGCGAGATCGTCGAGCTTCATTCGAGCGTTGCCAACACCGGCTGGCACGCCGGTGACCGAGTCGTCTGCAATGCGCTCGTGCCGTGTGGCCAGTGCGTCCGCTGCAAACGCGGCGATCCGCATCTGTGCGCTCGGCGCCAAATCTTCGGCATGCATCGTCCCGGCGCCTTCGCCGACTACGTCAACGTGCCGGTGCGCGTGCTTCTCCCCTGGCCAGCGGGCATGCCGGCGGCGCACGCTGCACTGGCCGAGCCGCTTGGCAACGGCGTGCACATGGTCAACCTGGTCAAAGACCTCCGGCCGAGCACAGTGCTCGTCATCGGCGCAGGGCCGATCGGCTTGCTGGCGCAACAAGCGTTTCAAGCGTTGCTGGGCGCGACGACATACGCCGCCGATCTGAGCGACGCGCGCCTGGCCGTGGCGCGTCGCGTCGGTGCGACGCAGGTCTTCA
The window above is part of the Candidatus Roseilinea sp. genome. Proteins encoded here:
- the adh gene encoding galactitol-1-phosphate 5-dehydrogenase, with the protein product MKCLLYPAWDTLEIAEQPRPVLAEGEVLVKVAAVGVCGSELEAFRHRNPRRTPPLIMGHEFCGEIVELHSSVANTGWHAGDRVVCNALVPCGQCVRCKRGDPHLCARRQIFGMHRPGAFADYVNVPVRVLLPWPAGMPAAHAALAEPLGNGVHMVNLVKDLRPSTVLVIGAGPIGLLAQQAFQALLGATTYAADLSDARLAVARRVGATQVFNPREVDVVQAVRDLTDGEGADVVIDAVGAAVTKKQSVQAARPGGAAVWIGLHENTLASFDTYDVTLPEKRVFGTYAAKLEDMRTALDLMADGKVEVSSWPEVFPLERGVEAFRRMLAAQGNDIKAILKP